The following coding sequences lie in one Pseudarthrobacter phenanthrenivorans Sphe3 genomic window:
- a CDS encoding EstA family serine hydrolase, whose protein sequence is MHKPEGFTAPGYGSVRDLFESFLLEDPRYSAQLSAYKDGSPVVALTGGPDMSADTVTGAYSCSKGVAAMVIGLLVQDGLLDLDRTVAHYWPEFGVHGKDRLLVREALSHQAGLLGIEGGFGLDEFTTPAAAARLAAAAPAWQPGRQFGYHALTIGVIMEELCRRTAGQTLQEIYVRRIRAPFAIDFYLGLPEGQEHRFRDVQYSPDLEQPWLDPLSLEGLNSNAPVSTIMELPNIRAVRSAGMSAAGGVGTAEGLARLYAAATTGAEGGKAFLTPATVGQMSREQVWGLDRSSGLDNAFAVVFMKPHPSRNFGSHRAFGHEGANAALGFADPAYGLGFGYIPRRQEDGRTPGRAHRLAAEVRRSAAALS, encoded by the coding sequence ATGCATAAACCTGAGGGCTTCACAGCGCCCGGATACGGCAGCGTACGGGACCTGTTCGAATCATTCCTGCTTGAGGATCCCCGCTACAGCGCGCAACTTTCCGCATATAAAGACGGGTCGCCGGTGGTGGCCCTCACGGGTGGGCCGGACATGTCCGCGGACACCGTGACGGGTGCGTACTCCTGCTCCAAGGGCGTCGCGGCCATGGTCATCGGACTCCTGGTGCAGGACGGCCTGCTTGACCTGGACCGGACCGTAGCCCACTACTGGCCGGAATTCGGTGTCCACGGGAAGGACCGGCTCCTGGTCCGCGAGGCCTTGTCCCACCAGGCCGGACTCCTGGGAATCGAAGGCGGGTTCGGTCTCGACGAGTTCACCACGCCGGCTGCCGCAGCCCGGCTCGCCGCTGCGGCTCCAGCCTGGCAGCCTGGCCGGCAGTTCGGCTACCACGCCCTGACCATCGGCGTCATCATGGAGGAGTTGTGCCGCCGGACAGCCGGTCAAACCCTGCAGGAGATCTACGTGCGGCGGATTCGGGCTCCGTTCGCCATCGACTTCTACCTGGGACTGCCCGAAGGGCAGGAGCACCGCTTCCGGGACGTGCAGTACTCCCCCGACCTGGAGCAGCCCTGGCTCGATCCGCTCAGCCTGGAGGGATTGAACAGCAATGCACCGGTGAGCACCATCATGGAGCTTCCCAACATCCGCGCCGTACGGTCCGCGGGGATGTCCGCCGCAGGCGGCGTTGGAACAGCGGAGGGCCTGGCACGCCTCTATGCGGCTGCCACCACCGGGGCCGAGGGAGGGAAGGCTTTCCTCACGCCCGCGACTGTCGGGCAGATGTCCCGGGAACAGGTGTGGGGGCTGGACCGGTCCTCCGGGCTGGACAATGCCTTCGCCGTCGTTTTCATGAAGCCGCACCCTTCGCGGAATTTCGGCAGCCACCGCGCCTTCGGGCACGAGGGCGCCAACGCTGCGCTTGGCTTCGCAGACCCGGCGTACGGCCTGGGTTTCGGATACATTCCGCGTCGGCAGGAGGACGGCAGGACTCCTGGACGGGCCCACCGCCTCGCTGCCGAAGTGCGCCGTTCGGCCGCGGCTTTGTCCTGA